The genomic window CGCACTCGGCATCCCGTTCGGGCGATGCATATCGCTCAACTCCTGGCAGGCTCCAGCGATGCCCTGCCGTCACCTGCCCGGCGGGTTCCTCACCCGCCGTGTCGGTGAACACTCCGGGGACTCCGTATGACCCGCATAAGGACCGAACTGTTCAGGCAGGAAGCCGGGAAAGCCCTCAATAACCGGCACCTGCAGGAAGCTTTGAGCGATTTTCAGGAGCGCATCAGCAAGGCCACGGCCACCGCCTTCTCCAGTCTTTCGGATGCGGAGGGGTTGAGGCTGGAAGCCCGCCGGGCCCGTATGCGGGCCATCGAAAACCTCGACGTTCTACTCGATAGGCTGGCTGACAAAATTCTCAACCGTGGAGGCCGGGTCTTTTTTGCCCGGGATGCCCGGGAAGCCGTGGAGTATTGCCTTGAGACGGCCAGGCGGCTTGGAGTGAAGAAAGTGGTGAAGGGCAAGTCCATGGTCGCCGAGGAAATCGGCCTCAACGAGGCTCTGCAGGAGGCCGACATCCAGGTGTGCGAAACGGACGTGGGCGAATTCATCGTCCAACTGGCGGGCGAACCTCCTTCTCACATCATCGCCCCCGCGGTTCACAAGACAAAGGTGGAAGTGGGCCGGCTCTTCTCGGAAAAGCTCGGGATTCCGTACACCGACGATCCCGTTGCGCTCACTCGGGCGGCCAGGAATGCGCTTCGGCAGAGATTCCTGGAGGCGGACATGGGAATTTCCGGCTGCAACCTGGCTTGCGCCGAGACCGGCCACATCACTACGGTTTCCAACGAGGGCAACATTCGCATGGCCTCGACCTTGCCGCGGGTGCATATCGCCATCATGGGCATGGAAAGGATCGCGGCGCGCCTCGAAGACCACGACGTCCTGCTTCGCCTGCTCTGCATGGGCGCCGCCGGCCAGAGGCTGGCGGGCTATGTCTCCTACCTGGGCGGTCCGAGGCAGCCCGACCAGGAAGACGGCCCCGATGAATTCCACCTCGTCGTTCTCGACAACGGCAGGTCCAGGATCCTCGCCGATGAGGATTTCCGGGAAATCCTGTGTTGCATCCGCTGCGCCGCGTGCCTCAACGTGTGTCCGGTGTACGGGAAGATCGGGGGACACGCCTACGGACACGTCTATTGCGGTCCGGTGGGCTCGGTCCTGACTCCGCTGCTCGTGGGCGT from Syntrophobacter fumaroxidans MPOB includes these protein-coding regions:
- a CDS encoding LutB/LldF family L-lactate oxidation iron-sulfur protein; translation: MTRIRTELFRQEAGKALNNRHLQEALSDFQERISKATATAFSSLSDAEGLRLEARRARMRAIENLDVLLDRLADKILNRGGRVFFARDAREAVEYCLETARRLGVKKVVKGKSMVAEEIGLNEALQEADIQVCETDVGEFIVQLAGEPPSHIIAPAVHKTKVEVGRLFSEKLGIPYTDDPVALTRAARNALRQRFLEADMGISGCNLACAETGHITTVSNEGNIRMASTLPRVHIAIMGMERIAARLEDHDVLLRLLCMGAAGQRLAGYVSYLGGPRQPDQEDGPDEFHLVVLDNGRSRILADEDFREILCCIRCAACLNVCPVYGKIGGHAYGHVYCGPVGSVLTPLLVGVNRAKDLCLGETLCGACRDACPLHIDIPGMLLRLRSKLADGDDGWGVKRERPAEKLFFTLWAGLVRSPGLYALALTAAAFLQRLPPGAKDTITRLPYPFHEWTQSRDIKRLDGRAFRKRWKELR